In Archocentrus centrarchus isolate MPI-CPG fArcCen1 chromosome 21, fArcCen1, whole genome shotgun sequence, the following are encoded in one genomic region:
- the LOC115801181 gene encoding T-cell surface glycoprotein CD3 zeta chain-like isoform X2, which yields MDTLRKGAFVLSVLVVPVSCSGDFFSEPVICYFLDAFLIIYCIIVTGFFFREKFSKYPAVGVPEQEQNGIYQELERPNDADPYEVLDPSKRKKKAGKKKKRVTEKDPFESLIPSTSSPPPLSPH from the exons ATGGACACACTGAGGAAAGGTGCGTTTGTGCTGTCCGTGCTCGTGGtgcctgtttcctgttctg GTGATTTTTTCAGCGAACCAGTGATCTGCTACTTCCTGGATGCATTTCTGATAATTTATTGCATCATTGTGACAGGATTCTTCTTCAGAGAAAAG TTTTCCAAATACCCAGCTGTTGGAGTGCCT GAGCAGGAACAAAATGGCATTTATCAG GAACTTGAGAGACCAAATGATGCTGATCCTTATGAGGTGCTTGATCCATCAAAGCGAAAG AAAAAAGCTGGCAAGAAAAAGAAACGTGTG ACGGAGAAGGACCCCTTTGAGTCTTTGATTCCCAGTAcctcgtctcctcctcctctgtctccccACTGA
- the LOC115801181 gene encoding T-cell surface glycoprotein CD3 zeta chain-like isoform X1, translating into MDTLRKGAFVLSVLVVPVSCSGDFFSEPVICYFLDAFLIIYCIIVTGFFFREKFSKYPAVGVPQEQEQNGIYQELERPNDADPYEVLDPSKRKKKAGKKKKRVTEKDPFESLIPSTSSPPPLSPH; encoded by the exons ATGGACACACTGAGGAAAGGTGCGTTTGTGCTGTCCGTGCTCGTGGtgcctgtttcctgttctg GTGATTTTTTCAGCGAACCAGTGATCTGCTACTTCCTGGATGCATTTCTGATAATTTATTGCATCATTGTGACAGGATTCTTCTTCAGAGAAAAG TTTTCCAAATACCCAGCTGTTGGAGTGCCT CAGGAGCAGGAACAAAATGGCATTTATCAG GAACTTGAGAGACCAAATGATGCTGATCCTTATGAGGTGCTTGATCCATCAAAGCGAAAG AAAAAAGCTGGCAAGAAAAAGAAACGTGTG ACGGAGAAGGACCCCTTTGAGTCTTTGATTCCCAGTAcctcgtctcctcctcctctgtctccccACTGA
- the pou2f1b gene encoding POU domain, class 2, transcription factor 1b, producing the protein MSSVRGNRVQSWTQRVRGSQRNRVSDAKVNNQSETTKCAMESGDGNTGIQTNGLDFHRQTVSTTSAITNAHAQALLQQLTLTPAQQQLLIQQAQAQLLAAAVQHSASQQNSTTGANISASAATPITQLPLSQPIQIAPSLQQQNLSLPQFVLVQPGHPIATPLQPAQFIISQTSQAQQGILQAQSLLTQLPQSQANLLPTQPSITLATQPATPTRTTATTPIQSLPHSQTPPKRLDTPTLEEPSDLEELEQFAKTFKQRRIKLGFTQGDVGLAMGKLYGNDFSQTTISRFEALNLSFKNMCKLKPLLEKWLNDAENLTSDQSLSSPSALGSQGMGIEGINRRRKKRTSIETNIRVALEKSFLEQNQKPTSEEITMIADQLNMEKEVIRVWFCNRRQKEKRINPPSSGNSGGGNTPIKTIFTPSSPLVASTASLDSSPTITTPTTLTVNPVMPLTNTSIPSLSFTGTTVGATNTASVISTAPMVTTATSSPSLSASQTTNQATATESKAGTQAQTIVTQAPSSFATTLGTGQVMVAAPGLSAALQGAAQLPTSASFAAMAAAAGLNPGLMASSQFTPGSALLSLTPGGLGSALSPALMSNSTLATIQALASSGTIPITSLDGGNLLFANTSAGSTPNLVTTPLFLNPQNLSLLTSNPVSLVSAGAGGLQVTADGHHQATTAAVPVQASTITTAPKAQ; encoded by the exons A TGTCATCAGTCAGAGGCAACCGAGTGCAGAGCTGGACACAAAGAGTCAGGGGCAGTCAGAGGAATAGAGTTTCTG ATGCTAAAGTGAATAATCAGTCAGAAACTACTAAATGTGCAATGGAGAGTGGTGACGGGAACACCG GTATCCAAACCAATGGGTTGGACTTTCATAGGCAGACGGTGTCCACCACAAGTGCAATCACTAATGCACATGCACAAGCCCTCCTCCAACAG TTGACCCTGACCCCAGCGCAGCAACAGCTGTTGATCCAGCAGGCCCAAGCTCAGCTCctggctgctgctgtgcagcattCAGCCAGCCAGCAGAACAGCACCACTGGGGCCAACATCTCAGCCTCTGCAGCCACACCAATTACCCAGTTGCCCCTGTCACAGCCCATCCAGATCGCCCCT TCTCTACAACAGCAGAATCTAAGTCTGCCCCAGTTTGTTCTGGTTCAGCCTGGCCACCCTATTGCCACACCACTGCAGCCCGCTCAGTTCATCATTTCACAGACATCGCAGGCCCAACAGG GCATATTGCAAGCCCAGAGTCTTCTAACTCAACTACCTCAAAGCCAAGCTAACCTCCTGCCGACTCAACCAAGCATCACCCTTGCAACTCAG CCTGCAACTCCAACCCGCACAACAGCAACCACACCTATTCAGTCCCTGCCCCACAGTCAGACACCACCCAAACGGTTGGATACTCCCACACTGGAGGAGCCTAGTGATCTTgaggagctggagcagtttgcCAAGACTTTCAAACAGAGACGTATCAAACTGGGCTTCACGCAG GGGGATGTTGGCCTGGCCATGGGGAAGCTGTATGGAAACGATTTTAGCCAAACTACTATTTCTCGCTTTGAGGCCTTGAATCTGAGCTTTAAGAACATGTGCAAACTCAAGCCATTACTGGAGAAGTGGCTCAATGATGCAG AGAACCTGACATCTGACCAGTCCCTGTCAAGCCCCAGTGCCCTGGGTTCCCAGGGCATGGGCATAGAGGGAATCAACCGCAGACGGAAGAAAAGAACCAGTATCGAGACCAACATCCGAGTGGCCTTAGAAAAGAGCTTTCTGGAG CAGAACCAAAAACCTACCTCTGAAGAGATCACCATGATCGCTGACCAGCTCAACATGGAGAAGGAGGTGATTCGGGTCTGGTTCTGCAATCGCCgacagaaagagaagaggatTAATCCTCCCAGTAGTGGGAACAGTGGAGGAGGCAACACCCCTATCAAAACTATCTTTACCCCCAGCAGCCCTTTG GTGGCTAGCACAGCAAGCCTTGATAGCAGTCCAACTATTACCACACCCACCACTCTGACTGTAAACCCAGTGATGCCTCTCACCAACACCAGCATCCCCAGTCTGTCTTTCACAG GCACAACAGTTGGAGCCACAAACACTGCATCAGTCATCTCAACGGCCCCTATGGTTACCACAGCAACCAGCTCTCCATCTTTAAGCGCGTCCCAGACGACTAATCAGGCTACAGCCACAGAGAGCAAAGCTGGCACGCAGGCGCAAACCATTGTCACCCAGGCTCCTTCATCCTTTGCTACCACTTTAGGGACGGGTCAGGTGATGGTGGCAGCTCCGGGGCTGTCTGCCGCACTGCAGGGGGCCGCCCAGTTACCCACCAGCGCCAGTTTTGCAGCTATGGCTGCTGCTGCGGGACTCAACCCGGGACTGATGGCGTCTTCGCAGTTCACCCCGGG GAGTGCCCTCCTCAGTCTTACTCCTGGTGGCCTGGGCAGTGCGCTGAGCCCTGCTCTCATGAGCAACAGTACTCTGGCTACCATTCAAG CACTGGCATCGAGCGGCACAATCCCCATCACCTCTCTGGATGGTGGTAACCTGCTGTTCGCCAACACATCTGCTGGTAGCACACCCAACCTGGTGACCACGCCGCTCTTTCTGAACCCCCAGAACCTGTCGCTGCTCACCAGCAACCCCGTTAGCCTGGTGTCGGCCGGTGCGGGAGGTCTTCAGGTCACTGCCGATGGTCACCATCAAGCCACCACGGCTGCTGTGCCTGTGCAAGCCTCGACCATTACCACTGCTCCCAAGGCTCAGTGA